The DNA segment CTACATTCCTGCGAATGCAGGAATCCCTTCAAAATCTAGCTCACTCGATGAGATTCCTGCATTCGCAGGAATGAGTTGAAGGTTGATAAAGTTGGAACAAATTTCAAATTTCTATTTCCAAAACAAAAAAACCTGTCATCCCGATTTTTATCGGGACTGACAGGTTATATTTATAAAATTAAAAAAAACTATTTAATCACACTCATTTGTTTTACTTGCGAAACTCCATTTACATCAAGTCGGTAGTAATAAATGCCCGATTGGGATTTTTTAAAATCGTAAACAAATTTGTATAATCCAGCAACTTTGCTTCCACTTTCAAGAACCTCAATTTTCTCACCCAAAACATTATAAACCGATAGCTCAACTATTGAAGCCTCCGGCAAATAATAGCTTATAGTTGTTTGATTTTTGAAAGGATTGGGCTGGTTTTGATAAAGGACAGCCTGAGCCAATTCTTCACTTGTCAAAATTTCGCCGGCTAC comes from the Bacteroidota bacterium genome and includes:
- a CDS encoding T9SS type A sorting domain-containing protein, whose product is VAGEILTSEELAQAVLYQNQPNPFKNQTTISYYLPEASIVELSVYNVLGEKIEVLESGSKVAGLYKFVYDFKKSQSGIYYYRLDVNGVSQVKQMSVIK